From one Culex quinquefasciatus strain JHB chromosome 3, VPISU_Cqui_1.0_pri_paternal, whole genome shotgun sequence genomic stretch:
- the LOC6040245 gene encoding YTH domain-containing protein 1, with amino-acid sequence MIDDDEDDFEGYFLRPANEYNIKEKIKLANQESFAIPTPPSPKFLAGERRVTFRDQLVDYEPDDYSAGEEEEPDENGGSGSGNFRAVNGVLLEESESSPELNDRSQSKATNGAMDEVDEDIIEELSINDAAEEEIESRVRTTVEDDDDPGEEDYEQGEEDEEEVEPDGEDGELEEEVTESSLDTEIHNPETLSEDSSSPTKARASGEGSGSGEGQEVNYSEDSQGDEDNSEERAILKEQLMRESLSYDQEDATEDQDEDQDGRDSPVPSHLKNRSAKCQRQCCRHKQKIVNERLPYYNGYHSEYGLSKKELDLKQKRVEAKKKRFQERHQKKVEQQQIKAQTNEEAFATWLNKKLKSSINKYQNMYDYKGKKHKRRVSNDDSIMGVTVN; translated from the exons atgatcgacgacgacgaggatgaTTTCGAAGGATACT TTCTTCGACCGGCCAACGAGTACAACATCAAGGAGAAGATCAAACTAGCCAACCAGGAGTCGTTTGCCATTCCGACGCCACCGTCGCCCAAGTTTCTGGCCGGCGAGCGACGGGTCACGTTTCGCGATCAGCTCGTCGATTACGAACCGGACGATTATAGCGCTGGGGAGGAAGAGGAACCGGACGAAAACGGCGGTAGTGGCAGCGGGAACTTCCGGGCAGTTAACG GCGTTCTCCTCGAAGAGTCGGAATCGTCACCGGAGTTGAACGACCGGTCACAAAGTAAAGCCACCAACGGCGCCATGGACGAGGTGGACGAAGACATAATTGAGGAGCTGAGCATAAACGATGCCGCGGAGGAGGAGATCGAATCACGTGTCCGGACGACTGTCGAGGACGATGACGATCCAGGAGAGGAAGACTACGAGCAGGGTGAGGAAGACGAAGAAGAGGTGGAACCGGACGGTGAGGATGGTGAGTTGGAGGAGGAAGTGACCGAGTCGAGTTTAGACACGGAGATCCATAATCCGGAAACGTTGAGTGAGGACAGCAGCAGTCCGACCAAGGCCAGAGCAAGCGGAGAGGGTTCCGGGTCTGGAGAGGGGCAGGAGGTTAACTATTCGGAGGATTCGCAGGGCGATGAGGACAATTCGGAGGAACGGGCAATCTTGAAAGAGCAGCTTATGCGGGAATCGCTGTCGTATGATCAGGAAGACGCCACGGAAGATCAAGACGAGGATCAGGATGGACGGGACAGTCCGGTGCCGAGTCACCTGAAGAATCGATCGGCCAAGTGCCAGCGGCAGTGTTGTCGGCACAAGCAGAAGATCGTGAACGAACGGTTGCCGTACTACAACGGGTACCACTCGGAGTATGGCCTTTCGAAGAAAGAACTGGACTTGAAGCAGAAGCGAGTCGAGGCGAAGAAGAAGCGCTTCCAGGAGCGTCACCAGAAGAAGGTCGAGCAGCAGCAGATTAAGGCGCAAACCAACGAGGAAGCGTTCGCCACGTGGCTGAACAAAAAGCTGAAGAGTTCGATCAATAAGTACCAGAACATGTACGATTACAAGGGAAAGAAGCATAAAAGGAGAGTCTCGAACGATGACAGCATTATGGGAGTTACagtaaattga
- the LOC6053695 gene encoding protein lin-37 homolog has translation MSNPNFPGRQSLLKINRYSLMMRPAAAASPSTSASRAAPSDPSLPLRGRPSKRVKMEYMSAAIRHQHSSTFIMKLFDRSVDLARFPEATPLYPVCRAWMQNAPRVARRDEVVEGVPEPRELQADVLERYNRKELDQIEKMPGPAESELEPFVREERFAERGEEMGTGEEESLGREELLKGHKERWSGIKRRWVGHRRKYLGKYQQSFDLLDAIMMKQA, from the exons ATGTCGAATCCCAACTTCCCGGGAAGGC AGAGCCTCCTTAAAATAAACCGCTACTCGCTGATGATGcgaccggcggcggcggcgtcgcCGTCCACTTCCGCTTCTCGCGCAGCTCCCTCCGACCCATCACTCCCGCTACGTGGCCGCCCCTCCAAGCGCGTCAAGATGGAGTACATGTCGGCGGCGATCCGGCACCAGCACTCGTCCACCTTTATCATGAAGCTGTTCGACCGGAGCGTCGATTTGGCTCGCTTTCCTGAAGCAACGCCGCTGTATCCGGTTTGCCGGGCGTGGATGCAAAATGCACCGCGGGTCGCCAGGAGGGACGAGGTGGTGGAGGGTGTGCCGGAGCCGAGGGAGTTGCAGGCGGATGTTTTGGAGCGGTATAATCGGAAGGAGCTGGACCAGATTGAGAAAATGCCGGGGCCGGCGGAGAGCGAGTTGGAGCCGTTTGTGCGTGAGGAACGATTTGCGGAGCGGGGAGAGGAAATGGGGACGGGGGAAGAGGAGAGTTTGGGGAGGGAAGAGTTGCTGAAGGGACACAAGGAGCGCTGGTCCGGAATCAAGCGTCGTTGGGTTGGCCACCGGAGGAAATATCTGGGCAAGTATCAGCAGAGCTTTGATCTGCTGGACGCGATCATGATGAAGCAGGCTTAA